TTAAATTATAAATCTATCTgtaaaaatcaaaaaagatATTTCAAGTATCCAATAAATAGGGAATTTTTGTGATGATAGAAAACTTTTGGGCAAAAAGCCCTGGTTGAAGCGCTGGTTAAATTGGAAAGTGGCAAATCGACGAGTATTTGCTGCATCACGCATCAACACTTCATCATCTCGTGATCTGATTAACTTGTAGCCCGCACAGAATCTGTAAAAACACTTGCCACAGTGCCACTGAGTGCGGCAGTAGCAGTCGAAAcatgtttgttttgtgtgttttcccaTTTGACTGCCAATAATGCcacaggaacagaacagaaacaagAATAACAAACCCGAACAGAAAACACCCAAGAGAAAAGAggagagaaacagaaacagaaacactaAGGGCAATATAACACAGATACagcatacagatacagatacagcatACAGATAGAGGATACAACACATCCTGtatatacacacagatacacaacacagatacagatacagatgcaaaAACTCCGATGCGCCAGTGAGAAACAAAAGTTGTTCCCATTTCCGCCGGAGAGTATTGTGGGGGAAATTAAAATGGAgaatgcgagagagagagagggaaagagagggagattgTTTGTGCTCAATCTAAGCATAAAACTTGTATTTATCTGTGGCCAGATTCTGTATAATTTCCGATGGCATAAATATCAGTTTTTGCCTCAGTTTCGCTGACAGAATGCTGGCGGAAGTGAAATCGAGAACAAGGACAGGCAGGGCGGCacgaaggcaaaggcaaacaacaaTTAAGCGCATAAACTGAGCGATAATCCAGCCACAGGTCCACACATTTTCAAGGGCAACAGGAGAGGGGGAAAGGGGGAGAAACAACAATTTCCATAAAGACCTTTCCAGCCGAAAGAGTGCCAGAGGGACACAATCTAATTGCAAATGATGTTGGACCGTGTACTTTATATCGGACAGGCACTGTACTTCTGCCAAATTGATCTGCATTATTCAATTGGATTTATGGTGGCCAAATGGTAgaaaacttttattttattttattttatttacaatttgtttcagtttcagtttcagttgaaGGATGAACTTTCCTGGCACAGTGGCTGCAAAAAGTTTGCCGACTAAATACTAAACATCATCCCCCCCCCTGCTCGCCCCCCTTGCTCGAAGTTTTCCAGGTTTCggtttcatttttgtttcatttatttattttcagcacttaaataaatatatctgtTACACATGTGAATGAGTGAATGGGTGAATGGGTGAGAATGGGTGCCCGAGTGAGTGTGGGTTTGACGAGAGCGAGTGCTGCCGAGTGGAGGGGCTTATGGCGGAGTGTTTTATGGCCCTGACACAAACGGTTAGAGCCCCCCACAGAAAACGAGTGGGCGACGAAGACGGGGGGGAAGCGGGCGACAGGCAGCAACAGGCGAATGAATCATGGCTTCGGTGACACACGAGTGCCGTGCCCCAATTGAGCTGTAATTCATTTTGCAAAATGTGCAAAGGGTATTCGCACTTTCAGCATTGATTTGCAACAGATGGATTGGAAACCTATTGAAAGCCTTGCCGCGCAAACCGAGTGgcactgccgcatgacgcgtcCATGCAGGCAACAGGCAGGCCCCTCAACTCCATAGAAACCCCCTCAAAATCTATGAAAAAACTTCTTTACTAACCAATTTCACTCCAAAAACTGCAGCtttgaaaagaaaacaatagAGAAATGCCAGGGTATCCACAGCTTCGTTACCTTCTTTGTCGGATCCTTGCTGGTTTTTATTCGAATGCATGCAAAGTGTGAATGCTAGTGTGAATGGAGCAATGGAATGGCAAATGAATGGTTCTTCGGTTCGTTCTCGGCCATCAATCTCAAGGCTGGCCCCGACGATGCCTCCTTTGCCTCCGTTGCCTGGGCAGaccgaaacaaaaacagagctCTGAACTTCATTCAATGTCCAAAGTTCAGTTTGGGGGGGAATCACTCGAAAGTGCAGCCAAATGTTGACTgtttaattaacaaaattatGGCGTAGAGTCTGGAGGTGgggaaaatattcatttttgCAGCCCAAGCACTCGTCGAAAGCCAATTTTCGGGTAGCTCAAATCAAAAACTGTTTAGAAAATTGCCAAAATTGTGGATCATTAACAGGGCATGTCAGAGCTTCCTGGCGCCTCCGGGTCACAGGTCAACTGAGGGATTGCGGATAATTATGTGTGCAATGTATAATTCATTCATAATTCAAACCAAACCCTACTTCGACTCGTTTGacaattgcattttaaatcGAAACTCAATTATTCATGAATCCATCCAGACACAGGGTGCCCTCCGTCCCCCCCCAGCATTCactttcaagcggaagtcacTTGCCATTTTTGCAGGGGAATGTGCAGTCGATTGTGCATTTAATATTCCATAAATATTGTTCTCGAAAAGGAATATTGAAAAGGGAATTACATTACCGAAACGTACATTAAATGCAGCAGCGAGGAATCTCTAAAAGTGCGAAACCCTATAGCCCTACAGCCTTTTTCAAGGCTTGTATTTCGAGATGTTTCCCTGCATTTCCAGTGGCCTTTTCAGTGCATTTTCCTGCCCTCCACAATAGTGGATGATATTCCTTGGAGGACTTGAAGGAAGTGGCGGAAAAACACTAGCTAATGAATGTCTATGAATGCCAAGGGGAAAAGCCCTTTTTCCGGGCCAACAAAATGTTCTAGATCTAGGAACTGAGGTgagtttttgtggttttcctAGTGGTGTGATTATGCGGCGACTAATTAAAGTCGCTGGCGATGAGTCATGGGTCCCACGTTGGCTGACGACCGCTGCTCATCCTCGTGATCCACGAGGCCTGCGCTTGTCCTTGATGCAATTAATTTCACCATAAATTTGCACTTGCGACGGCCCCGAAGGCCCCaaatcccacacacacacacacacacacacgtatctAGTGGTGGATGACCTTGGGTGTCACTGTGgcttccgttccgttccgcttctattcccatttccattgcccCACAACTGTTGCACCTCCTCCTTTGCCGCCCGCCTTTCGCCTCTCATCAGTCGCCTAAAAAGCCAATAAATTTTCATACAAAACAGGGGAAAACAGGGAAAAACACCAGCAATTTAATGGCCCCTGgactttaatatttttctcACTTTTTTCTCGACCTGCGAGCACTACATCAAAGTCCTTCACTGGAGGAGAAGGTCCAgcgtgtccgtgtccgggtgattaaatgaaatttacgAGTAGAGTACTCCCATCAACCGGgagagaaaaacttttttgcatagaaataaaaaaagaTGGACAGAGGACAGGCCTATTCCCATTGCCATGCCAGGACTCCCCCCCACCTACTGTCAGAGATTGATGGGTTGGTGTTTTGTCTTTTGGGGATATAATGAACTGGAGACCTACACGGCCATATGTATTCCGGGAGATAATTCTGCGAAATGCGAATGATTATTGTCGCCTGGCCCCAGAGGAGGCCACGGCATATACGAATATGCAATTATAAAGGGAGATGAAAGCACAGCAGGAGGCCAGTGCCGGCACCCGAAGGATGCTGGCTCCAAAGTCAAGGACAAAGGGCACAAAAGCCGCCTGGAGTTCCAGCCTCTGTGTGCTCTTCTCCTGAAATCCGGAAAACAAAGGAGTAATAATCCTTGCATCCCCGTTGAGTGGATGAGCATTAAATGCAGTTTAAAGGCAAACCAAACACATTTTCCATTCCTTCAAAAGGCATCTTTCTTCGGCCAAATGCCTGGGAAATCATTGTATAATCTATGCCAAAGCCACACGTGTCGTGGGTTAATTATTCATTGAATTTAAGTCATATTTTCCTTGGGAATTTACGGCATGTGCCTTTCTACGGCCGTAATTGAAACCTAATTACATTTCTgtaataattaattgaaaattgcatACTGGGTGGGAAAGGATATGCGCATCTTTTTGGCTTTAAGGCCTGCCTTTGGACAGCTCATTCTGGAGATGGCGATGAATATGGACATTGATCGCATTCGAAAACCATTTGGGCAATAAGCCTGTCCAACAATTATGCAGGACAGGCCGGGAATGGAAGGATATAAATGTGATGAGATAGTCCAAAACTATGGCTGACAGGGAGACCGCCTCTGGGGTCTGCCGGCCCTCCTGCCAGGAGCCTGTGTCtctgggtggtggtggtggtggtgccacTGGACTTGGACTCATGTCTGTGTGTTGCAATGGCGACGCGTTGACAGCTTTGCCCCTGTCATCTCTGCCATTCCTGCCATCCCACTGGGGTTCCTTCTCGCTTCACGGCTAAGTGCTGTGTCTTCTTCcctctgccttctgcctgctgcctttCTCGTTcgatatttgttgtttttagtgTTTCtgcctttcctttttttttttgtttttatgaacatgtctgtgtgtgttgtgctTTTTACGACAAGCAGCCATTTTATTGCAAGTGTTGGCCTCGTCTCGAGGTTATTAAAGTTTCAGTCAGAGCCGCCATCGCCCACACATTTTTGCGAGAAGTCTCATTGCGGCGACGGCCAACGGGAGGACCCTGACAGCTTTTGGAACACGAGTATAAATATGAGAATGAGCCTCATGGACTGGAGGatgcgactgggactgcgactgcgactgcgactggtaCTGGAGGGTGATTCTGATATGATGTGATGCgaagtgcagtgcagtgcaggcCACCTACATTTTTCGCCCACTTTTGGCCCTCTCGTCAGTTTATGGCTGAAAAGTGCAATCATAAAACGTTCATGGCCCTCTGCAAAATACAAGCCAGCGAGCAGAGCACATCCAGAGACTGGCATTATGGTGCCCCAACGAGTGGAATACATTAACAATAAAACCCCGTTTGAAATGCGAAAATACCTGGCAAAATTGTATCCACTTTTCCACCATTTGCATCCACggaaaaacaccaaaaacaaagcTCATAGAAGACCATTGAAACAAATcagaaaattcaacaaaatgaAACAGTGATAGAGAATGGAGAGGGAGAACAGAGCAAAGCAGTGGCAAGACAGTGAACGGAGAGCACAAGAGGGGGCTGACAGATGCAGGGGGGAAAAGGGCTGCAAAGACAGAGATCCAAAGAGGCGTAAAGAGGGCCAGACAAAATGTTCCACTTCCAAATGACTTTGTAGAGCGATTTCGCAGCCATCATCCCAATGGGCAGACCATTGGAAAATCTAGTAAAAAAAGCTAGACGGAAAAGCGTAGCCAAGTCGAGAAAAACAGCGAACGGAAAAGCCGTATGGCGTGCGGGCAAAAGTGGAAAATCGTCTGCAAATGCCAAGGTCGCTTGGGAAATGCTCTTTTCTGTCAATCGAGTTTTGATTTGGGGAGATCCCACGTTAACTTGGGCCTGAAATTCCATTGAGACATTAAGCTAGTGCCCCATTATggtgttttcttttatttaataatcgataattatcgatagtTTCTTTGGATTGTTTTTATCGTATATTATTGCGATAATTAGCGATCAATGGATATTTGTATCATTCAAATCTATTGATTAAAATCGATCAATATCGATAATTTCCGTCGATTACTTTTAATAATACGTTTCTTACAAACATAATCTATAATCGTCGATTATATCGATTGTTATCGGATTTTATCGATTTTGTATAATTCATTGTATTATTCCGACTATTATAGATACTTGGCTATGAATGGATATATTTTTATCCTTTGATTATATTGATTATATTGATATATTGATATAATTGTTACGTTTCTTTCGAATGTCATCAAAAATGGTCGATTATATCGATTTTTGTTGATCATTATCTATTTTTGTATCGATTATTTATCATTTAGTGTATTATTCCGATTATTATCGATACTTGGATATCAATGGATGCTGGTATCCTTTAATTCGATCGATTATAAACGTTTAATATCCATAACATCCATAGATTGCTTTTAATAGTAGGTTTCTTTCTAATATTATGTAAATTGTTAGATTATATcgattttattgattattatCGACTATCGTTTATTTATCGTTTAGTATATTATTTGGACTATTATCGATAACAATGGCTATGAATGGATATACTTTATCATTTACTTCTATCGATTAATATCGATAACTTCTCGAGATTGCTTTTAATTGTTACGTTTCTTTCAAATGTCATCAATAATCATCGATTATATCGACCTTTATTGATTATAATCGATTTTTGTATCGAGTTTGTATCGATTATTATATTATTCcgattataataaatatttagcAATCAATGGATATTTTTAGCATTTAGTTCTATCGATTATAGTCGATTGAAATCGATAACTTCTATAGATTGCTTTTAATAGTACGTTTCttttaaatatctttaatAACCGTCGATTATATCGACTTTTATCGATCTTTAACGAATTTGTATCGATTATTTGCATATATATACTTATCTATTTATTCTATTTGTAGTATTCAGTCGCCTGAGCGTTTCTTAATCTTTTTCACTTGTATTTTCCGTGGTCTTTTATGTTATTTCTCGGTTTAGTGCCCCATTCAGTTCCTCCGTTCTATGGCCATTCGATAGCAACATATATCACATCTCAAAAATAAATGTTACACTGAACCGTTCGTTTTTATGTGATTTACGGGCCCGGCGTGGGCAATCTTTTACATATTTGTACACCCTTTATATCACATAATATATGATTTAGTATGTCTATAAGCTCTGCCATAATTCCAGGACTCCATGATGCTTTCGTTTCTCATTTGTGGCCACATTTTGCTCACATTTGTAGCTGTGATGCCCTCGGCCTCTGGCAGAGTATGGGGCCAGGAATCGtttattgtatattttgcATTGCCCCCGCGGCCATTGTCCGGTTGCCGTTATGGCAGGTCGTCGGGGAAGTGGCAGTAACTACTCGCAATCCGCTGTTAAGCTGAAGGAAGCATCACGGAAGCCACACAGCAAACAGCAAGCCATTGAAGATGCCATGCTCTAAGGGCCGGCCACAAACTTTTATCCTCGCAAAACTTAACTTTGCATCTTTTTTGATTGAGTTGGAAAAGCGAAAAGAGTGTGTGTCATAGGATGGGGATGTGCAGCACCGGAAACGGATGAGCTACGGATATCTGTCAAAACGATACGCAGAAGGAGCAAAGGGGAAATCCCAGAAAGTTTCGGGAATGAAAGACTATCCCTTAAGCCCTTTCCTTAATCTATTAGTGGGGCTTTTCGGAGTTCAAATTCCATGCAGAACTCATTTATAAACAATTAGAATACGAACATCACGATGGCATCATAATCAAGGCAATAATTGCCTCCAATCGAGGTGTGACGACAAATCACTTGAGCCCATAATTAGTGCCAATCGAATAAATgactctgttgctgttttttttcccctttttttagTCGTTCTCCAAGTGCCTTTGCCCGAACAACATGAGGAGGAGCCACTGTACAAGCTGGATGGGGATTCTGGCGCTGTTCGGCCTCCTGCCGTACTCCAAGCAGGTACTATACCCAAATCCAGAGCCAAGAACTCAATGAGGTTTCTGTTTCTTGGTTTCCCCGCCAACAGCATTGCTATAGCATGAAGCTGGTGAGTGTCCGGACGTGGGATACACCCAACTATGGCCTGAAGATCAACATGTTCGAGAGGAACAACTCGATGGCGTCGGTGACGACGGTGCGCCAGGATGTGGCCATTCCGCTGTGGCATCTGGTCCTCCTGCAGCAGCCCCGCAAACGGAATGGTGGCGGTTCGCCGTCGCGTACCGAACTGCCGCGTACCCTGTACAATTCGACGACAAAGACATGCGACTTCTTGAAGTACATGCGACATGTGTCCGCCTGGAACAATGTGGCCAAGCTGATGCTCTCCAAGGGGGCCAGCAACATGAGTCTCGCCTGTCCGCTGAAGGTCGGCGTCTACATGATGAACCGCATCCAGGTGCCCCCCGATACGGCCCTACTGAAGTTTATGTATCATCCGAATACCCTCTACACGCTCGAGGGCACCGTCTATGGCCAGAGCCCCAAGGAGGGGGCGACGAGGCGGTTTCTCTGCAAGTATGAGGTCAATGCAACCATTTTCAAGTCCTGCTAAAGGCACCAAGCACTttgctctgtttttttttctagttGTAACAAATAAAAGTGCCCATTTTTCCaccatctccctctccctccctctctctctctgtgttgtGGGGGCATGCGTGTTGCACGAGTacgatttttaattaagtgcGAAAGGAAAATGCATGCCCGGAGAAAATCCTCAAATCAGACACACCAGAAAAtgaagagaaaataaaaatccgATGTTTTTCAAAGCTTGAACAATTTTTGATGCTTTTTAAAGCAAAATTTGGCATCTTTTTTGTCACAGTCCTCGGGAAAAGCTCGTGAAAGGCGTGGCAATGGGCCACAAAATTGCGTGCAATCGTAATCGTATTTCATTcccatttatttgcattttgcatgaCCACacgcactgcactgcactgcacccTGGACATGCACTGCTCTACATTTGTACTCTCGGGGTCTTTCACCATAAATGCCATCAATTTCCATCAAAATTCTAATCAATTCTCATGTGTGGCAGCTGCGAAAACAATGTTGCCAAGATATTCGCGACTTTTTGGTGAGGAAAATCCCAGAAAGAGTCGCCAACTGATGGACAAACAGTAGAGCTTCTGGAAGGATTCAGGTGTAGTCCCCCTGGTTCTGCCTTGTGGCCCCTCCCCATTCCAGCAATTGGGCATAAAATATGCGATGCTTGCATGCCACAGACTTATTattaaaacataaaatttGCATGCAAGCCGCAAAGCCAGAGGCGACCCCAAAACcctcatacatacatatatccttcTGTGTCCCTGTTCTGTACATAAATAAAACCCCAAAGAATaagaggaagaaaaaaagagcACAACCACTGCTTACATTttttgtgggggggggggggattggAGGTTGGGGGTTGTGGTGGGGGCggaggcgggggcgggggtggcAGATTCGTAAGATATACAAATACGTGCCTGTTTGTACATTTATGTGGCGTTTGGCAATTTGAACTCGTGAATTATGCACAGAACGAGGAGCAAAGACAATGGCCGCCACAGGAGTAAATGTGGAGCGAGCACTCGACAAAAGGAAAGGTGACTGCGCGGGGGGGGGGAGCAGCGCATTAGACAAATTTGGGCAGTTTATTTACTGGCAACAGGattggagtggaatggaatggagtggagtggagtccaCAGATGCTAACACTCCACTCAGTGGATTGCTCTCAACATTAGTGGAGTGGCGCGTTGATTTGTGTGCTGGGAGACACAAAAGATGAGCGATTCAGTGCTGGTAAATGCCTATTAGTGTTGGGCATTACATACTTAAGGCAGCTCCAGACAGTAGACAGTAGACagcaccccacacccccaagAAGAGGAGGGGTAAGAGTTATCAGAGCTAATAAATCCAAAATTTGgtatataaaaataccaaaaagtaCTAAGAAAAATACCAAGAAAACagtcaaattaaaaaaaaaaacgctcgcttaaaaatatttaaaaataaaaccaaaaaggttaattaaaaatataaaaaacccTTTTctagataataaataaatactcaaAAATTAAAGACAAAATAtattagaaaacaaaaaccggaAATATTGAAAgtattacaaaataaattaaataaaaatgtaaaaagaaGTATATTAGAATATATGTACCAACAAATTCTTAAAAACAAAtgcagcaataaaaaaaagtaggTTAGTTTCActaaaaaattctaaaaatacTAATAAATACTCATCaggtaaaaaaaaatgtttgaaaaaaaacaaaaaactttaaaattattaaaaataaaattaaaaatcaaaatgtaAAAAGAAATTCCTTAGAAagtagtaaaaaaaaatataataaattctaaaaaaacaaatacagcaataaaaatttaaaatttgataaatttcaataaaaattccaACAATACAAATTAGATATTTAAAAAACGTTTTGAAGATATTGAATAAATActcaaaaactaaaaaaaaaatatggcaaaaattccaaaaaaaactttgaaaaCGTTTTGAAGATATTGAATAAATACtcaaaaactacaaaaaaaaatatggcaaaaattccaaaaaaactttgaaagtattaaaaatagaGCACATTTAAATGCTCAAagaaatactacaaaaaattaaaaaaaaaactcttaGAAAACAAATACAGCCataaaaacgacaaaaaatatgattaatttcaatagcaaaaacaaatacaagaaaatacaTTCATTATTCGTATTGATTTGTCTACATGAATTTCCATtggcagcaaacaaaaaaaaggcagaaaagCATTGACGTTGATTTGGATTACGAGTCGTAATTGCGAATCATTAGTACGTCCAACCCAATCGTCATCATTAGTGGAAGGGCGAGTACGGCCGTACGTAGAGCTCGCTCTACGGTGCTACGGTGCTACGAGCCGGCAGTAGTTATTCTTTACGCAAGTCAGTGGCTCAGTTTTATGTGGCACTAATTATTATGCCACTTACGTCTCCTGACAGACAATTACCGCAGAAATACGAGTAGTATCTACCGACGAGTGACGAGTGGAGGAGTGGACGAGTAGAGGAGTAGCGGAGTGGAGGAGTAGCGGAGTGGAGGAGGTGGCTGCAATTATGAATCGTTTCTTTGTCGAATCCAACACTTGGTGCAGCAGTAACTTGATGAATGGCTCGTCACTTGCCACAAAAGTGTCCTGACCGGTGACAGAAGTCCATTCCAAGCTCTTTAGGGGTCGTGCACAGTGCAGGGCAGGATGCTTAGCCACGTGCCGCATCAGATTGCTGGTTACATCCTGGGATGTGTCCCAATCTGATTGCTCTGCAGTAGAGTTGTGTCGTGTGGCTTGGATTGTCTTAATAGCCACAGCTACAgtacgctctctctctcagggGTGCAATATCTGCAATATTGGTCCGACTGGAGGGTTCCAGGAATGTCCTTAATACCTAGGAATCCTCGAAATGGTAAACAACTTCGGATTAATTCCCGGAATATTCTTAAGGCTTCGCCGCATTCCAGAAACATCAATTTTGTGCAAGTCCCTTCCACGAATTTCAATATTAATCTGAGTCGAGCTTCGACAGCAGGTGGCAGCATTCCAGGAACAGGTGCCCCACCCCAGTGGTCTATCCACAGATGCACTTGCCTTCCCGTAACCGCCTTGCT
The sequence above is a segment of the Drosophila pseudoobscura strain MV-25-SWS-2005 chromosome X, UCI_Dpse_MV25, whole genome shotgun sequence genome. Coding sequences within it:
- the LOC4815209 gene encoding uncharacterized protein, which encodes MRRSHCTSWMGILALFGLLPYSKQHCYSMKLVSVRTWDTPNYGLKINMFERNNSMASVTTVRQDVAIPLWHLVLLQQPRKRNGGGSPSRTELPRTLYNSTTKTCDFLKYMRHVSAWNNVAKLMLSKGASNMSLACPLKVGVYMMNRIQVPPDTALLKFMYHPNTLYTLEGTVYGQSPKEGATRRFLCKYEVNATIFKSC